The genomic segment GGTGAGATCGACGGTACGCAGCCCGATCCGCGCGACGAGCGCCTGGCCCGCGGTGACCGCCCAGTCGGCGCCGGTCTCGGCGGACCAACGGCGAGCCCGCTGCCGGATCCAGTCGGCGGCCTCGGCCTCGTCCATCGAGCGCGCGTGCCACCGTTGGATCGCCGGGTCCTGGTACGCCAGGGCGAGCGCGGGCGCGTCGTCGGCCCGCCACGGCCGCAACGCCAGCTCGCCCCGGGGGCCGAGCCGTCGGCGGTCGGCTCACGCGCGGCGGTCGGGCCGGCGGGTCCGTCCTCGGCCGGCACGGTCAGGACCGGCTGCGGCATGCCGGACATCCGTCCGGCCGGGACGACGGGCTCGATCAGCAACGGCACGTGCCCATCCTGCCATGCCCTTCCCGGCCGGCACGTTTTGCTTTCCGTGCCGATGGGGATAGCATTCCGTGCGGCACGGAAAAGGGGCTGACGATGATCGAAGGCAAGGCGCCAGGCCGCTGCCGGCAGTGCGGGAAAGTGCTGGCAGTAAGGCGATCCAAGGGGCGATCGCGGCTCTACTGCGACGCTACCTGCCGCAGCGCCGCGCGTCGCGAGCGCGATTCCGTGAAGGAAAAGTTGACAGGCCACGGTCGTCAGGGAACGGTTGACAGCGGGGAGCACGACCCGCTGGCGGCGGTGATCGCGGCGCACGACACGCTGCGTGCCGCCGAGCAGCGGCTGCATCGGGCGGTGCGCGCCGCCCGATCCGCCGGCGAGACCTGGGAGGTGATCGGCGAAACGCTGGGGATCACCCGGCAGGCCGCCTACCAACGGTTCGGGCGGGCCGACGAGCGGTCCGGCACCGGGGCGGCACCGCTGCCGGACGCCGCCGACCGGTCGGTCCGGCTGCTGGTCGATCTCAGCGAGCACCGGTGGTCGGCGGTCACCCGGCGGTTCTCGCCGCGGATGGCGGGGGCGATCGACGCCACGAAGCTGGCCGCCGTGTGGGCCGAGGTGACCGACACCATCGGCCGGTACGAGGGGATCGGCACGACGCTCGTCCGTCGCATCGGCCGGCACACGGTGGTCGACGTGGCGGTCCGCTGCGAGGCGGGCGACGCCACCCTGCGGGTGGCGTACGACGACGGCGGGGCGATCGCCGGGCTGTTCCTGCTTCCCATCGCGCAGAACTGAGGTCGTCGGGGGCCTTCGATCGAGCAGGCCACCCCGCGACCTCGGTGTCTCGGCCGGGCATCCGGCCGGGGTCGAGATTCGAGGAGGCTTCATGGGGATCGATCGGCGCAGTGTCATGTCCATGATCGGGTTCACGCTGCCGGCCGGCGCCGCCGTCGGCGCGGCGGTCGGAACAGGGATCGGTGCGCCGGCCACTGCGCAGAGCTCCACCGGCGTGGCCGACCGGCAGTTGCGCTGGCTGATCGGCGCCACCCGCCGGGTGCCGGTGCCCGCCGACGAGCTGGCCGCACACGTCGCCGCCGACACGCTGGCCGCGATCGGCGGTACCGACGCGCTGAACGAGGTGTTCGCCCAGGTCGGCGCGCTGACCGCGGGACGGTCGCTGACCGACGCCGCGACCAAGGCGGAACGGCTGGCCACCGCGGGCGCGGCGCAGTGGGTGGTGACGGTCGAGGTGGACGGCACCGGCCTGATCGCCGGACTGCACTTCGCCGGGTACCACGACACGCCCCGGTCCTGGGCCGAGCTGGACCGCCGGGCCCGGGCGCTCGCGCCGAACGTGTCGTTCGCCGCCGCCCGGGTCGGCCGGGACGGCCACACCGCGCTGGTACACGGCATCGCGCCGGACACCCGCCGGCCGCTCGGCTCCGCGTTCAAGCTGTACGTGCTGGGCGCGCTCGCCGACGAGATCGCCGCCGGGCGGGCGAGCTGGCAGGAGAAGCTGGCCATCCGGGACGACTGGAAGAGCCTGCCGTCCGGGGTGCTGCAGGACCGGCCAGCCGGCACCGAACTCACCCTGGCCGACTTCGCCCGCTACATGATCTCGATCAGCGACAACACCGCGGCCGACCACCTGATCCACCGGGTCGGCCGGGCGCGGGTCGAGCGCGAACTGGGTCGGCTCGGCAACGCCGACCCGGCCGCCGACCTGCCGTTCCTGACCACCCGGGAGCTGTTCGTGCTCAAGGGGCACGACTACCCGCGGCTGGCCAGCCGCTACCAGCGTCTGCCGGTGCCGGCCCGCCGGGCGCAGCTCGCCGCGATCGACCGGGTGCCGCTGTCGGCCGTCACACCGTGGACGACGCCACGCCGGGTCAACGGGTTGGAGTGGTTCGCCACCCCGGCCGACATCTGCCGGGCGCTCGCCGGCCTGTCCGACCGGTACCGCGGTGCCGGGATGGCGCCGCTCGGCACGGCGATGTCCACCAACGACCAGTACATCGGGTTGAACCGGCGCCGCTTCCCGATGGTCTGGTACAAGGGGGGTAGCGAGCCGGGCGTGCTCACCGTCAACTTCCTGGCCGGTACCGACCGGGGCGAGCAGCTCGCCGCCAGCCTGCTGCTGTCCGACCCGGAACGGTCGTTGGACGAGGCGGCGCTGCTGCCCGAGGTGATCGCGCTCGCCCGCGGCGGGCTGGAACTCGCCGCCCGCCGCTGACCGCGCCCCGGTCCGGTCGCCCGCCCCGGGGGACGGCTGCCATCATGAAACCCGGTGGCCCGGTGGCCCGGTGGCCCGGTGGCCCGGCGGCCCGGTGCCGATCCGGCGGCAGCCGCGGGTCGGAGCCGCGAACGGTCGCGGAACGAGGGGGAGACATGGCGGTGGACCTGGAACCGATCACGCGCGAGGTCGCCGGGCTGGTCGGTCGGGTACGCGACGACCAGCTCGACGGGCCGACCCCGTGCACCGAGATGACGGTGCGCGACCTGCTGGCGCATCTGGCCCAGCTCACCGTCGGGTTCCGGATGCTGGCGCAGAAGCAGACGCTGCCCGGTGGGCCGCGCCCGACCGAGCTGCCGGACGACTGGCGCGAGCTGCTGCCGCGGGTGCTGGACGAGCTCGCGGACGCCTGGCAGCTGCCGGCGGCGTGGGAGGGCACCGTGCAGTTCTTCGGCCGCGAGATGCCGGGCGCGATGGCCGGTCAGATCGTCACCGACGAGCTGGTGCTGCACGGCTGGGATCTGGCCCGCGCGATCGGCGCCCCGTACCAGGCGGACGAGCCGGCGCTGCGCGCCGCGCACGACTGGGTCACCGCCACCGTGGAGCGCACCGGCGGCCGGGGTCAGGAGGGCCTGTTCGCGGCACCGGTACCGGTGCCGCAGGACGCGCCGTTGCTGGACCGGGTCGTCGCGCTCGCGGGCCGTACCCCGAGCTGGACCCCGTGACCCGGGCGGCATCCTAGCTGTCCACCGTGGATGAAGCCGGCCGGCGCCGGGCCCGGTCGCCGCGGCGGCGACCCGGCTGCGCCCGGTCGGGGACATCCGCGCGGGCAGGTTTCGTCCGGGCAGGTTTCGTCCGGGCAGGTTTCGTCGGGGCCGCTCAGTCGCCGAAGACGCGGCGGGTGTAGTCGTTGGCGAACACCCGGTCCGGGTCGAGCCGGTCGCGCACCGCGCGGAACTCGTCGAACCGGGGATAGCTGGCGCGCAGCGAATCGGCGTCCTGCCAGTGCAGCTTGCCCCAGTGCGGCCGGCCGTCCAGGTCGCGCAGCACCGCCTCCACGGCGTGGAAGTACGGCTCGTACGCCATCCCGACGTACTGGTGCACGGCGAGGTAGGCGGCGTCCCGGCCGTGCGCGGTGGACAGCCAGACGTCGTCGGCCGCCGCCACCCGGACCTCCACCGGGAACGCGATGTGCACCCCGCAGGTCTCGACGGCGCGGCGCAACCCGGCGAACGCGTCGGGCAGCGCCTCGCGCGGCACCGAGTACTCCATCTCGACGAACCGGACCCGGCGCGGCGTGCAGAACACCCGGTCGGAGCGGTCCGCGTAGCTGCGCGCCGACAGCGCCCGCGCGGAGAGCCCGTTGACCCGCGGGGCGAGCGCCGGTGCGCGGCGCACCAGCTTGCACAGTACCGAGAAGGCGGTGTTGGACAGCAGCTCGTCGTCGAGCAGGCGACGCCAGGTCGGCAGCGGGTGCGGTGCCTCGTCCGGGCCGAGCCGGTTGTTGCGCTTGACCGACGTCAGTTCGGTGTAGGGGAACCAGTAGAACTCGAAGTGGTCGTTGGCCGCCGCCAGCTCATCCACAGTGGACAGTACGGTGTCCAGCGGCATCGGCCGCTCGTCCGCGCGCAGCGGGAAGGAGTCCACACAGGACAGTTCGAGTTCGGTGAGCACGCCGACGGCGCCGACACCCAGCCGGGCCGCCTCGAACACCTCCGGGTGCTCGGTCGGCGACGCGTGCAGCACCTCGCCGGTGCCCGTCACCAGCGTCAGACCGGCGACGAAGGTGGCCAGCCCGCCGAGCTTCGCGCCGGTCCCGTGGGTACCGGTGGAGATCGCGCCGGCGACGGTCTGCCGGTCGATGTCCCCCAGGTTCGGCAGCGCCAGGTCGACCGCGGCGAGCACCCGGTTCAGCGCGTGCAGCGGCATCCCCGCCGGCACGGTGATCCGCTTCGCCTCCCGGTCGACCGAGTACGCCCCGCTCGCCGGGGTCAGCCGGACCCCGTCGGTACTGGCGGCGCCGGTGAACGAGTGCCCGGACCCGACCGCCTTGAGGGTGCCGCCCGATTCGCGTACCCGGCCGACGATCTCGGCGACATGCTCGGCGGTGTCCGCCTCGGTGACCTGCCGCGCCACCGACCGCTGGTTGCCCGCCCAGTTCGTCCACTGTGGACTCGTCATCACACCTCCAGGTCGACGGCTACCGGTACATGATCCGACGCGGTGCTGCGCACCGCCACGGTGTCGGAGACGGTGACGGCATTCGTGGCGTACACGTGGTCGATGTGCTTGCTCGGGTGATTCGACGGATAGGACGGGACGGACCGCTGCTCGGCCAGCCCCGCGGACTGCAACGTCACCAGCGCCGGCGAACCGGGCTCGGCGTTCAGGTCGCCGGCCAGCACCACCCTCGGCCCCAGGGTGCGGACCAGCTGCACCACCGCCCGCGCCTGCGACTGCGGCGGCGCGTCCGCGTTCGGCTGGAAGTGGGTGGCCACCACGGCGAGGTTCGTGTCGCCCAGCGACACCGTGACGGCGAGCGCGCCCGCCCCGGTCGGCCCCTCGGCCGGCAGCGCGACCCGCCGCACCTGCCGGATCGGCAGCCGGGTCAGCACCGCGTCGCCCCACACCGGATCCGCCGCCGGCCCGAACTCGTACCGCATGTGCAACCGGCGGGCCACCGCGACCAGGTCGTCGTGCCCGCCGTTGAGGAACCAGCCGCGGTCGACCTCGTTGAGCAGCACCACGTCCGGGTGCTGCGCGGCGAGCGCGGCCGCCACGTCGGCCACCGCGAACCGGCCGCGCAGGTCGAACCCCATTCGGATGTTGTAGGTGACCAGCCGCAGCCGGTTGCTCGACGAGTCGGCGACCGCCGGCAGCGACGGCACCACGAGCGCGCCGGCCAGCCCGGCCAGGACGGCCAGGACCGGGATGGCCACGATCGTGGCGGGCCGCTGCCGCACCGTCGCCCGTACCGGCCGCCACGGCGCCGCGGTCGCGCCGATCCACAGCGCCGCGATCAGCAGCAGGACGCCGTTCGGGAAGCCGATCGAGGCGTCGTAGGCGGCGTAGTAACCGAACAGCAGCGCACCCGCGCCGAACAGCCCGCCGCCGGCCGCCAGACCGCGCCACACCGATCCGGCGCCACTGCCCGGCAGGCCGGCCCAGCCGAGGCAGCCGGCCAGCGCCAGCGCGCCGAGCGCCTGCGCGACCGGCCCGTACCAGGCGGCCAGCCCGCCGTCGGTGGTCGGGAACGTGCCGAGCACCAGCAGCGGCAGCGCCACCGCCGGCAGCCACGGAGTACCGGTCAGCCGGGGCCGGGCCGCGACGAGCACCGCCAGTACGCCGGCGCCGGCGACCAGGCCGACCGCCAGCGGTGCGGGCATGGTGCCGGCGCCGGCGCGGGCGGTGGCGCCGGTGAGCACGCCGTACAGCAGGATCGCCGGGCCGACGGCGGACCAGTACCG from the Actinocatenispora thailandica genome contains:
- a CDS encoding DUF3887 domain-containing protein; the protein is MIEGKAPGRCRQCGKVLAVRRSKGRSRLYCDATCRSAARRERDSVKEKLTGHGRQGTVDSGEHDPLAAVIAAHDTLRAAEQRLHRAVRAARSAGETWEVIGETLGITRQAAYQRFGRADERSGTGAAPLPDAADRSVRLLVDLSEHRWSAVTRRFSPRMAGAIDATKLAAVWAEVTDTIGRYEGIGTTLVRRIGRHTVVDVAVRCEAGDATLRVAYDDGGAIAGLFLLPIAQN
- a CDS encoding serine hydrolase — its product is MGIDRRSVMSMIGFTLPAGAAVGAAVGTGIGAPATAQSSTGVADRQLRWLIGATRRVPVPADELAAHVAADTLAAIGGTDALNEVFAQVGALTAGRSLTDAATKAERLATAGAAQWVVTVEVDGTGLIAGLHFAGYHDTPRSWAELDRRARALAPNVSFAAARVGRDGHTALVHGIAPDTRRPLGSAFKLYVLGALADEIAAGRASWQEKLAIRDDWKSLPSGVLQDRPAGTELTLADFARYMISISDNTAADHLIHRVGRARVERELGRLGNADPAADLPFLTTRELFVLKGHDYPRLASRYQRLPVPARRAQLAAIDRVPLSAVTPWTTPRRVNGLEWFATPADICRALAGLSDRYRGAGMAPLGTAMSTNDQYIGLNRRRFPMVWYKGGSEPGVLTVNFLAGTDRGEQLAASLLLSDPERSLDEAALLPEVIALARGGLELAARR
- a CDS encoding endonuclease/exonuclease/phosphatase family protein, whose translation is MTRRILATALGVLLLLDALRVFLPSLITIFGDAGSTSPVLLGGFALGWFAAGLVAAVVGRYTYSGVVRAAGAAALLAGHLALLFTDGGQPQLYAAAVAVAGGYWYVTGDALSGARLAAADRTQPRLVGAWHAVGVTAGLAGSTVLDTLLGDEDLIWRHGAGWVLLRLALLVAFGVAVLATAALRTPAGAPAKRYWSAVGPAILLYGVLTGATARAGAGTMPAPLAVGLVAGAGVLAVLVAARPRLTGTPWLPAVALPLLVLGTFPTTDGGLAAWYGPVAQALGALALAGCLGWAGLPGSGAGSVWRGLAAGGGLFGAGALLFGYYAAYDASIGFPNGVLLLIAALWIGATAAPWRPVRATVRQRPATIVAIPVLAVLAGLAGALVVPSLPAVADSSSNRLRLVTYNIRMGFDLRGRFAVADVAAALAAQHPDVVLLNEVDRGWFLNGGHDDLVAVARRLHMRYEFGPAADPVWGDAVLTRLPIRQVRRVALPAEGPTGAGALAVTVSLGDTNLAVVATHFQPNADAPPQSQARAVVQLVRTLGPRVVLAGDLNAEPGSPALVTLQSAGLAEQRSVPSYPSNHPSKHIDHVYATNAVTVSDTVAVRSTASDHVPVAVDLEV
- a CDS encoding TIGR03086 family metal-binding protein; the protein is MAVDLEPITREVAGLVGRVRDDQLDGPTPCTEMTVRDLLAHLAQLTVGFRMLAQKQTLPGGPRPTELPDDWRELLPRVLDELADAWQLPAAWEGTVQFFGREMPGAMAGQIVTDELVLHGWDLARAIGAPYQADEPALRAAHDWVTATVERTGGRGQEGLFAAPVPVPQDAPLLDRVVALAGRTPSWTP
- a CDS encoding D-arabinono-1,4-lactone oxidase, coding for MTSPQWTNWAGNQRSVARQVTEADTAEHVAEIVGRVRESGGTLKAVGSGHSFTGAASTDGVRLTPASGAYSVDREAKRITVPAGMPLHALNRVLAAVDLALPNLGDIDRQTVAGAISTGTHGTGAKLGGLATFVAGLTLVTGTGEVLHASPTEHPEVFEAARLGVGAVGVLTELELSCVDSFPLRADERPMPLDTVLSTVDELAAANDHFEFYWFPYTELTSVKRNNRLGPDEAPHPLPTWRRLLDDELLSNTAFSVLCKLVRRAPALAPRVNGLSARALSARSYADRSDRVFCTPRRVRFVEMEYSVPREALPDAFAGLRRAVETCGVHIAFPVEVRVAAADDVWLSTAHGRDAAYLAVHQYVGMAYEPYFHAVEAVLRDLDGRPHWGKLHWQDADSLRASYPRFDEFRAVRDRLDPDRVFANDYTRRVFGD